The following proteins come from a genomic window of Sinorhizobium fredii NGR234:
- a CDS encoding TadE/TadG family type IV pilus assembly protein, translating to MRKRKGSTLLRRLLRDRSGVAAIEFALLALPLFTIIFGILECAAMFFIDSALDAAVHKAARLIRTGQASKGNMTITGFKTEVCGNLLYVLDCGDKLLVAVDTITDSSSSGAMKALNSSGAVSITEGFEIGKGSDYVMVQAFLPWKPIVSLYSLSSSTLADGSYLMGASVLLRNEPF from the coding sequence ATGAGGAAACGCAAGGGATCCACGCTTCTGCGCCGGCTGCTTCGCGACAGGTCGGGCGTCGCCGCCATCGAATTCGCGCTTCTCGCGCTACCGTTGTTCACGATCATCTTCGGCATTCTCGAATGTGCGGCGATGTTCTTCATCGACTCGGCGCTCGATGCGGCGGTTCACAAGGCCGCCCGGCTGATCAGGACCGGCCAGGCGTCGAAAGGCAATATGACCATCACCGGCTTCAAGACGGAGGTCTGCGGCAACCTGCTCTATGTGCTCGACTGCGGCGACAAGCTTCTCGTGGCAGTCGATACGATCACCGACTCTTCCTCTTCCGGCGCGATGAAGGCGCTCAACAGCAGCGGCGCCGTCTCGATCACCGAGGGCTTCGAAATCGGCAAGGGCAGCGACTACGTGATGGTCCAGGCCTTCCTCCCCTGGAAGCCGATCGTCAGCCTCTACTCGCTTTCGAGCTCGACGCTCGCGGACGGCAGCTACCTGATGGGCGCCTCCGTCCTGCTGCGCAACGAACCGTTCTGA
- a CDS encoding methyl-accepting chemotaxis protein yields MKLNIARGMIVFGGIIAVGLLVSIGIKTYAFDKLRVNGPVYTQIVYGKDLVADILPPPLYTVESYMLAMEAISSPELVARNQEKIAALKRAYEERRSYWKLSAAPDTLMKKLEDEVLARADVFWQVLEKQFLPALQANDLAGAGQALNALKGSFHHHEIAVNELVQMAVAFQAGEEAAAALDTDRLSIAATTSSVISVALLAAGLWYFRRRAVQPLATMSSYMETLAAGDYSRTVPFSDRADEIGAVAKSVAVFREAAMERRTMRERAEEERRRREEQETVLREQRAAEEKERRKVIDHLSAGLGRLSIGDLGAQIDVGFAPEFERLRTEFNDSVQRLAEAISGVLDATGRLRSGSSEIAGATDDLARRTEHQAASLEQTATACDEITATVRSSLARAREASLVMRTAKDGAERSAAVVRDAVAAMERIAGSSTRIRQILNVIDEIAFQTNLLALNAGVEAARAGEAGKGFAVVAQEVRELAGRSAAAAKEIKQLIETSAREVADGVELVNQTGSALTGIEGHMLQVSGLIGAIVTAADEQSCALDGINAALQQMDQVTQQNAAMVEETNAACRALSEEVLDLDRIAERFQVKANAGRARRAA; encoded by the coding sequence ATGAAACTCAACATTGCACGCGGCATGATTGTGTTTGGCGGAATCATTGCGGTCGGCCTGTTGGTCTCGATCGGCATCAAGACATACGCTTTCGACAAATTGCGGGTGAATGGTCCGGTCTATACGCAGATCGTCTACGGCAAGGATCTCGTCGCCGACATCCTGCCGCCGCCCTTGTACACGGTCGAATCCTACATGCTGGCAATGGAGGCGATCTCCAGCCCGGAACTCGTTGCCAGGAACCAGGAAAAGATTGCCGCGCTGAAACGCGCCTATGAGGAGCGGCGGTCCTATTGGAAGCTTTCAGCCGCGCCCGATACATTGATGAAGAAGCTGGAGGACGAGGTGCTCGCCCGGGCCGACGTCTTTTGGCAGGTGTTGGAAAAACAGTTTCTTCCTGCGCTGCAGGCGAACGACCTTGCCGGCGCCGGCCAGGCGCTGAACGCCTTGAAGGGCAGCTTCCATCATCACGAGATTGCCGTGAACGAACTGGTGCAGATGGCCGTCGCCTTCCAGGCGGGCGAAGAGGCCGCCGCGGCCTTGGATACGGACCGCCTGTCCATTGCGGCCACGACAAGCTCGGTGATCTCGGTTGCCCTGCTCGCCGCCGGTCTCTGGTATTTCCGCCGCCGTGCCGTTCAGCCGTTGGCGACGATGTCGTCCTATATGGAGACGCTGGCGGCGGGCGATTATAGCCGAACCGTCCCCTTCTCCGATCGTGCGGACGAGATTGGCGCGGTGGCAAAATCCGTCGCCGTTTTCCGCGAGGCGGCCATGGAGCGTCGCACCATGCGTGAGCGCGCCGAGGAAGAACGTCGCCGGCGCGAAGAGCAGGAGACAGTTCTCCGCGAGCAGCGGGCAGCCGAGGAAAAGGAACGGCGAAAGGTCATCGATCACCTCAGCGCCGGACTGGGGCGCCTGTCGATCGGCGATCTCGGGGCGCAGATCGACGTCGGCTTTGCTCCCGAGTTCGAGCGGCTGCGTACCGAGTTCAACGACAGCGTCCAGCGGCTTGCCGAAGCAATATCAGGCGTGCTCGACGCAACCGGCCGGCTGCGTTCCGGCTCGTCGGAGATCGCCGGTGCCACCGACGATCTGGCAAGGCGCACCGAGCACCAGGCGGCGTCCCTGGAGCAGACGGCCACGGCCTGCGATGAGATCACTGCGACGGTGCGCAGCTCGCTGGCGCGTGCCCGCGAAGCAAGCCTGGTGATGCGGACTGCCAAGGACGGAGCGGAACGCTCTGCTGCTGTCGTCCGCGATGCAGTGGCGGCGATGGAGCGGATAGCCGGCTCTTCGACACGCATCCGGCAGATCCTCAATGTCATCGACGAGATCGCGTTCCAGACCAACCTGCTGGCCTTGAATGCAGGGGTCGAGGCGGCCCGCGCCGGCGAAGCCGGCAAGGGCTTTGCGGTCGTCGCGCAGGAGGTTCGCGAACTTGCCGGCCGTTCGGCCGCTGCCGCCAAGGAAATCAAGCAACTCATCGAAACCTCGGCGCGCGAGGTCGCAGACGGAGTCGAATTGGTCAACCAGACCGGGTCGGCGCTGACCGGTATTGAAGGACATATGCTGCAAGTCAGCGGCCTGATCGGCGCCATCGTCACCGCGGCCGACGAGCAATCCTGCGCACTCGACGGCATCAATGCCGCTTTGCAGCAGATGGACCAGGTCACCCAGCAGAACGCAGCCATGGTCGAGGAGACGAATGCCGCCTGCCGCGCGCTCAGCGAAGAGGTGCTCGATCTCGACAGGATTGCCGAGCGGTTTCAGGTGAAGGCGAATGCGGGGCGTGCGCGCCGCGCGGCATGA
- a CDS encoding helix-turn-helix domain-containing protein, which yields MLVRPNKKEPRAIDIHVGNRIRLRRLALDWSQTKLGEALDVSFQQVQKYEKGLNRVGASRLQRAAEVLSVSVSYFFEGGPETSNGGEQSAAVTSSDEMLQFLATEEGVALNRAFARLSDPQVRRKIVALVKALAPSEAALTAAMAFEE from the coding sequence ATGCTGGTCAGACCGAACAAGAAAGAACCGCGTGCAATCGACATCCATGTGGGCAACCGCATCCGCTTGCGCCGATTGGCCCTGGATTGGAGTCAAACAAAGCTCGGCGAGGCGCTCGACGTCAGTTTCCAGCAGGTGCAGAAATACGAAAAGGGCCTGAACCGCGTTGGCGCCAGCCGCCTCCAGCGCGCCGCCGAGGTCCTGAGCGTGTCGGTCTCCTATTTCTTCGAAGGCGGCCCCGAGACCTCGAACGGCGGCGAGCAGAGTGCCGCGGTGACGTCCAGCGACGAGATGCTGCAGTTCCTTGCGACCGAGGAGGGTGTGGCTCTCAACCGGGCCTTCGCCCGGCTCAGCGATCCGCAGGTCCGGCGGAAGATCGTGGCGCTCGTCAAGGCCCTGGCACCTTCGGAAGCCGCACTGACCGCAGCGATGGCCTTCGAAGAATAA
- a CDS encoding TadE/TadG family type IV pilus assembly protein has protein sequence MTPIAKRIVALSRQCLRSRDGASAIEFAFLFPIMLLLLAGLVDLGQGLTVRRKINQIASTSSEIIAMQSTWTEASVESILDGVSTIVQPYETDDLTILLCVIDVDSKGKATVNWSAAYGTTALSAGQDSPVEVPEELRTEDVQLVVTRVQYKLDTIFSSLFESFTDDGAYEYDQHFFIRPRNGNTITYS, from the coding sequence ATGACCCCGATCGCCAAGAGAATAGTCGCCCTGTCGCGGCAGTGCCTGCGAAGCCGCGACGGCGCTTCCGCGATCGAATTCGCTTTCCTGTTCCCGATCATGCTGCTGCTGCTCGCCGGACTGGTCGATCTCGGCCAGGGCCTGACGGTGCGGAGAAAGATCAATCAGATCGCTTCGACGAGCAGCGAGATCATTGCCATGCAAAGCACCTGGACCGAAGCGAGCGTCGAGTCGATCCTCGACGGGGTCAGCACCATCGTGCAGCCCTATGAAACCGACGACCTCACGATCCTTCTTTGTGTCATCGACGTCGACAGCAAGGGCAAGGCGACCGTGAACTGGTCTGCCGCCTATGGCACGACCGCCCTTTCGGCAGGACAGGACTCACCCGTCGAGGTGCCCGAGGAATTGCGGACCGAGGACGTGCAACTGGTGGTGACGCGTGTCCAGTACAAACTGGATACGATCTTCTCCAGCCTGTTCGAAAGTTTCACCGACGACGGCGCTTACGAATATGACCAACACTTCTTCATCCGGCCCCGGAACGGCAACACGATCACCTACAGTTAA
- a CDS encoding helix-turn-helix transcriptional regulator: protein MRYVPHHPVFRILKADADEMSEHYARTLSPAKVEPLGGGQRISVEDRHYSAGPFSIWAGMCHSGMKVTFSQPSDAFVLYLPHSSVMEIDVGRKRLLSTPGTAMVGNMAHFERLTIHENRGHIGIAFDKSAMVGQLSQLLDAPVLGDIGLCATVETDSAIGSRLAALGSLLWDCFDGPGGNRVSTTATTHLFQAAMVMILETLPHNYSARLHKPMSPAMPRNLKRAIEYMVANIAEPMSVADIAREAGTSVRALQTAFQQFKDTTPLNYLRQMRLEGVRKTLCDDANTLSIAQVARAWGFTHMGRFSAVYHDAFGQTPSETLKLHSRRGIGIAPSSSPDANR from the coding sequence ATGAGGTACGTTCCTCATCATCCAGTGTTCCGCATCCTCAAGGCAGATGCCGACGAAATGTCGGAGCATTATGCAAGGACGTTGTCGCCCGCCAAGGTTGAGCCACTGGGTGGGGGGCAGCGGATCTCGGTCGAGGATCGGCACTATTCTGCCGGACCTTTCAGCATCTGGGCCGGCATGTGCCACTCGGGCATGAAAGTCACATTCTCGCAGCCCTCCGATGCCTTCGTGCTCTACCTGCCGCATTCGAGCGTCATGGAGATCGATGTCGGCCGCAAGCGCCTCCTGTCGACCCCGGGAACGGCGATGGTCGGCAATATGGCGCACTTCGAAAGGCTGACCATCCACGAGAATCGCGGCCATATCGGCATCGCCTTCGACAAATCGGCGATGGTCGGCCAGCTCAGTCAACTCCTGGACGCCCCGGTCCTCGGAGATATCGGCCTTTGTGCGACAGTCGAAACGGACTCCGCCATCGGCTCGCGGCTCGCCGCTCTTGGAAGTTTGCTCTGGGATTGTTTCGACGGACCGGGCGGAAACCGTGTCTCGACGACGGCGACCACGCATCTTTTCCAGGCTGCGATGGTCATGATCCTCGAAACGCTTCCCCACAACTACAGCGCGCGACTGCACAAGCCCATGTCCCCTGCCATGCCACGAAACCTGAAACGCGCGATCGAATATATGGTTGCCAATATCGCCGAACCCATGAGCGTCGCCGATATCGCCCGGGAGGCAGGCACGAGCGTGCGGGCCCTGCAGACGGCCTTCCAGCAGTTCAAGGATACGACGCCCTTGAACTATCTGCGCCAGATGCGGCTGGAGGGTGTCCGCAAGACCCTTTGCGACGATGCCAATACGCTGTCGATCGCGCAGGTGGCGCGCGCCTGGGGCTTCACCCATATGGGCCGGTTTTCCGCGGTGTACCACGACGCCTTCGGCCAGACGCCGTCCGAGACCCTCAAGCTTCATAGCCGGCGCGGCATCGGCATTGCGCCGTCAAGCTCCCCCGACGCGAACCGCTAG
- a CDS encoding efflux RND transporter permease subunit — protein MHASTGDKKPFNLSRWAIGHPSIARFLFGLIIITGALGLVRMGQREDPEFTFRTMVVQAVWPGASIEEMQDQVVNKIERKLQETPHLDFVRSYTRAGSAVITVQIEGDTNADDVADAFYQVRKKVGDIANELPDGVLGPYFNDEFGDTFITLHAISGNGYSYPELKRFATEGRDMLLTTPGVEKVVILGDQPRKIYIDVSSKLLAARGLTLNDLRNAVAGQNTVDPAGTVETGVRSVRISVDGDVRRAEDIRELRLRAGNETIRLGDIATVTSGLEDPYSRKFRFNGHDSVQIGVVMAKGHKVTDVGKAVEATYERFESALPYGVSVEQISNQPEVVTEAISEFSHALVEALIIVLIVSFLSIGWRSGLVIAIAIPLVLAATFAIMYELGIDLQRISLGALIIALGLLVDDAMIVVEMMERKLEEGLVKIEAASFAYSSTAFPMLTGTLITTAGFIPVGFAESTAGEYVRSLFYVVGIALVVSWFVAVYFTPWFGYMILKQRHHAGSHHDAFDTRFYRRLRSTVGWAVRHRVIVLVLTLATFMTSLWAFQFIPKNFFPQSSRPEILVDLWLPEGTSIKEVEKQAKALEARMIDDEDKRFIATYIGEGIPRFFLPLDQQLRNPNFAQLLVMAKDEPARERLIAKLRTILAEDFPSIRAKVDRLFLGPPTGWPVQIRVMGPDRQEVRGIADQVKAKFQENPLLGAVHDDWLEPVPAMKLVIDQDRARALGVTSQRIRQMLQAAMSGVPLDDFRDGEETVSIVAREPDGNRQLLSAVNSVYVPTDFGSFVPVSQVAKVVPVLEQGIEWRRDRLPTITVRATLPDGIQPNDVTLQIYNELQGLRDGLAPSYKVEIQGGAEDSAESQASIAAKAPVMLVVIVILLMAQLQHFGKSMLVLATGPLGIIGAAAALLISGAPFGFVAILGVIALLGIIIRNSIILVDQIDQDIAAGMERSEAIIGAAVRRFRPIVLTALTAVLALIPISRGVFWGPLAYAMMGGILVATVLTILVLPAGYALFFGKEPKGRETEGETAEPHRQAPEARAAQPTPIAAE, from the coding sequence ATGCACGCCTCCACCGGGGACAAGAAGCCGTTCAATCTGTCGCGCTGGGCGATCGGTCATCCGAGCATCGCGCGGTTCCTGTTCGGACTGATCATCATCACCGGCGCGCTTGGTCTCGTTCGCATGGGGCAGCGCGAAGATCCGGAATTCACCTTCCGCACCATGGTCGTGCAGGCTGTCTGGCCGGGCGCCTCGATCGAAGAGATGCAGGACCAGGTCGTCAACAAGATCGAGCGCAAGCTGCAGGAAACGCCGCATCTCGATTTCGTGCGCTCCTACACCCGCGCCGGCAGCGCCGTCATCACCGTGCAGATCGAGGGCGACACGAACGCCGACGATGTTGCCGATGCCTTCTACCAGGTTCGCAAGAAGGTGGGGGACATTGCCAACGAACTGCCTGACGGCGTCCTCGGCCCGTACTTCAACGACGAATTCGGCGATACGTTCATCACGCTCCACGCGATCAGCGGCAACGGCTATAGCTACCCCGAATTGAAGCGCTTCGCGACCGAAGGCCGCGACATGCTCTTGACGACGCCCGGCGTCGAGAAGGTCGTCATCCTCGGCGATCAGCCGCGGAAGATCTATATCGACGTTTCTTCCAAGCTGCTCGCCGCCCGCGGACTGACGCTCAATGACCTGCGCAACGCCGTCGCCGGACAGAATACGGTCGATCCCGCCGGCACTGTCGAGACGGGCGTCCGCTCGGTTCGCATCTCCGTCGACGGTGACGTCAGGCGTGCCGAGGACATCCGCGAGCTGAGGCTGCGCGCCGGCAACGAGACGATCCGGCTTGGTGACATCGCCACCGTCACCTCGGGCCTCGAAGATCCCTATTCGCGCAAATTCCGCTTCAACGGCCACGACAGCGTGCAGATCGGCGTGGTCATGGCCAAGGGACACAAGGTTACTGACGTCGGCAAGGCGGTGGAGGCAACCTATGAGCGCTTCGAGTCGGCCCTTCCCTACGGCGTATCGGTCGAACAGATCTCCAACCAGCCGGAAGTCGTGACCGAGGCGATCAGCGAATTCAGCCACGCGCTCGTCGAGGCGCTGATCATCGTGCTCATCGTCTCGTTCCTGTCGATCGGCTGGCGCTCGGGCCTGGTGATCGCCATCGCCATCCCGCTGGTGCTCGCCGCCACCTTCGCGATCATGTACGAGCTCGGCATCGACCTGCAGCGCATTTCGCTCGGGGCGCTGATCATCGCGCTCGGCCTGCTCGTCGACGACGCGATGATCGTCGTGGAAATGATGGAGCGGAAGCTCGAGGAAGGGTTGGTGAAAATCGAAGCGGCGAGCTTTGCCTACTCCTCCACGGCCTTTCCGATGCTGACGGGCACGCTGATCACCACGGCCGGCTTCATCCCCGTCGGCTTCGCGGAATCGACTGCGGGCGAATATGTCCGCTCGCTCTTCTACGTCGTTGGCATCGCTCTCGTCGTGTCGTGGTTCGTGGCAGTGTATTTCACGCCTTGGTTCGGTTACATGATCCTGAAGCAGCGCCACCATGCGGGTAGCCATCACGACGCGTTCGACACCCGCTTCTACCGGCGCCTCCGGTCGACCGTCGGCTGGGCCGTGCGCCATCGCGTCATCGTGCTCGTCCTGACGCTGGCAACCTTCATGACGAGCCTCTGGGCCTTCCAGTTCATTCCGAAGAACTTCTTCCCGCAGTCCTCGCGGCCGGAAATCCTCGTCGACCTCTGGCTGCCGGAGGGCACCAGCATCAAGGAAGTCGAAAAGCAGGCCAAGGCGCTCGAGGCGCGCATGATCGATGACGAGGACAAGCGCTTCATCGCCACCTATATCGGCGAAGGCATACCGCGCTTTTTCCTGCCGCTCGACCAGCAGCTCCGCAATCCCAACTTCGCGCAACTCCTCGTCATGGCGAAGGACGAGCCGGCCCGTGAAAGGCTGATCGCCAAGCTGCGCACGATCCTCGCCGAAGACTTCCCCTCGATCCGCGCCAAGGTCGATCGCCTCTTCCTCGGTCCGCCGACCGGCTGGCCCGTGCAGATCCGGGTCATGGGGCCCGATCGCCAGGAGGTACGCGGCATCGCCGATCAGGTGAAGGCGAAATTTCAGGAGAATCCGCTGCTCGGCGCGGTCCATGACGACTGGCTGGAGCCGGTGCCGGCGATGAAGCTGGTGATCGACCAGGATCGCGCCCGGGCGCTGGGCGTCACCTCGCAGCGCATCCGCCAGATGCTGCAGGCGGCGATGTCCGGCGTGCCGCTCGACGATTTCCGCGACGGCGAAGAGACCGTCTCGATCGTGGCCCGCGAGCCGGACGGCAACCGCCAGCTGCTTTCGGCGGTCAACTCCGTCTATGTGCCGACCGACTTCGGCAGCTTCGTGCCGGTGTCCCAGGTGGCCAAAGTGGTTCCGGTCCTGGAGCAAGGCATCGAATGGCGGCGCGATCGCCTGCCGACCATCACCGTGCGCGCAACACTGCCCGACGGCATCCAGCCGAACGACGTGACCCTGCAGATCTACAACGAGCTGCAGGGCCTGCGGGACGGTCTTGCCCCGAGCTACAAGGTCGAGATCCAGGGCGGCGCGGAGGACAGTGCCGAGAGCCAGGCCTCTATCGCCGCCAAGGCGCCGGTCATGCTGGTCGTCATTGTCATCCTGCTGATGGCGCAACTCCAGCACTTCGGCAAGTCGATGCTGGTGCTCGCAACGGGGCCGCTCGGCATCATCGGTGCGGCCGCGGCCTTGCTGATCAGCGGCGCCCCCTTCGGCTTCGTCGCCATCCTCGGCGTCATCGCACTGCTCGGCATCATCATCCGCAATTCGATCATCCTCGTCGATCAGATCGACCAGGATATTGCGGCCGGCATGGAGCGCTCCGAGGCTATCATCGGTGCGGCGGTGCGGCGCTTCCGGCCGATCGTGCTCACGGCGCTGACCGCCGTGCTCGCGCTGATCCCGATCTCGCGCGGCGTGTTCTGGGGACCGCTGGCCTATGCGATGATGGGCGGCATTCTTGTTGCGACGGTGCTGACGATCCTGGTGCTGCCGGCCGGCTACGCGCTGTTCTTCGGCAAAGAGCCCAAGGGGCGCGAAACGGAGGGCGAAACCGCCGAGCCGCACAGGCAGGCGCCTGAGGCCCGCGCCGCCCAACCCACACCGATTGCCGCCGAATGA
- a CDS encoding capsular polysaccharide biosynthesis protein gives MDSLPEIDGKTWWPRQGSRLGATFFVRQAFPWLGRYFGGRPLASTLSPGIDGVVSWGGRIPAKTAMAVARARRLPHWHLEDGFLRSVGLGKDGAAPVSIIADDLALPVDGGRASRLELLIAEAAGGGHDAFGRRIRERMVEHKLSKYNNLPHRQPSIEPSSRRRILLVDQVFGDVSVACALGSRRSFDRMLDDALASGAQCVVRTHPDVMAGYRKGYMTERAARTPGVILLADKVSVASILDVVDEVWTVSSQVGFDALLRGIPVRCYAAPFYGGWGLTEDRVSTGAEFALARRAVATPTTDQLAAAALGLYPSYRNPADGERMDVFAAIDFLVDALNGA, from the coding sequence ATGGATAGCTTGCCCGAAATCGACGGCAAGACCTGGTGGCCAAGGCAAGGCAGCCGCCTCGGCGCGACTTTCTTCGTGCGCCAGGCCTTTCCGTGGCTTGGACGCTATTTCGGCGGCCGGCCGCTCGCCTCGACCCTGTCGCCGGGGATCGACGGCGTCGTTTCCTGGGGCGGGCGTATCCCGGCAAAGACTGCGATGGCGGTCGCCCGCGCCCGGCGGCTACCGCACTGGCACCTTGAGGACGGTTTCCTGCGTTCGGTTGGGCTCGGCAAGGATGGAGCCGCGCCCGTCTCGATCATCGCCGACGATCTGGCATTGCCGGTCGACGGGGGCAGGGCGTCGCGGCTCGAGCTGTTGATCGCCGAGGCGGCCGGCGGCGGACATGACGCGTTCGGCCGGCGCATCCGCGAGCGAATGGTTGAACACAAGCTCTCCAAATACAACAACCTGCCGCATCGCCAACCGTCGATCGAGCCGAGCAGCCGGCGGCGCATCCTGCTCGTGGATCAGGTTTTCGGCGATGTTTCGGTGGCGTGCGCGCTCGGCAGCCGCCGTTCGTTCGATCGCATGCTGGACGACGCGCTGGCGAGCGGAGCGCAATGCGTCGTGCGGACGCATCCGGATGTGATGGCGGGCTATCGCAAGGGTTACATGACGGAACGCGCCGCCAGGACTCCCGGCGTCATCCTGCTTGCCGACAAAGTGTCTGTCGCCTCGATCCTCGACGTCGTCGACGAGGTCTGGACCGTTTCCAGCCAGGTCGGCTTCGATGCGCTGTTGAGGGGAATACCGGTGCGCTGCTACGCGGCGCCCTTCTACGGCGGTTGGGGGCTGACGGAGGATCGGGTGAGCACCGGAGCAGAATTCGCATTGGCGCGCCGTGCCGTTGCAACGCCGACGACCGACCAACTCGCCGCTGCAGCGCTCGGTCTCTATCCGAGCTACCGCAACCCGGCGGACGGGGAGCGGATGGATGTCTTCGCGGCGATCGATTTCCTGGTCGATGCCCTGAACGGAGCCTGA
- a CDS encoding TadE/TadG family type IV pilus assembly protein: MHLNFGFFRQLIAGRMATMVSDRGGNVALTVAICIIPMILAVGAGLDYTRAYNVQSRMQSDLDAALVAAIKEIDEYDEDEIAEKIKDWFDAQSEKQSATYDLTEITVDKSGHTITASASGTVPTTLMTLADIKTVPVGVISAIEGPATSYLEVYIVIDKSPSMLLAATSEDQAMLRADANITCEFACHDTKDPVKKNGTVIASTYYNYIKSLGVKLRTDVALDAVEEVLDMVDAADEDHARIKVGLYSLGETISEVLEPTYSTSTARKKLSDDSSGLTSATSMSATYFQTALKALKKKVGTAGDGTSAASPLKLVLLLTDGVQSNRDWVIKWSGKYWGRVTPLNPDWCDYLKDNDATMAVLYTEYLAIPADWGYNATLAKSMGNSDWTSTWGGTLHSGVSSSTTRHDYIPIALQDCASSSDLFISAASEDEITAGLSTLFNQYLTSVRLTQ; this comes from the coding sequence ATGCATCTTAATTTCGGCTTTTTCCGTCAGCTGATCGCCGGCCGAATGGCAACAATGGTCAGCGACCGGGGCGGCAATGTCGCCCTAACGGTCGCCATCTGTATCATTCCGATGATCCTCGCCGTCGGCGCCGGCCTAGACTATACGCGCGCCTACAACGTCCAGAGCAGGATGCAATCGGATCTCGACGCCGCGCTGGTGGCGGCCATCAAGGAGATCGACGAGTACGACGAGGACGAGATCGCCGAAAAGATCAAGGATTGGTTCGACGCCCAGTCGGAGAAGCAAAGCGCCACCTATGACTTGACGGAAATCACCGTTGACAAGAGCGGCCACACGATCACCGCCAGCGCAAGCGGAACGGTACCGACGACACTCATGACACTGGCCGATATCAAGACCGTTCCGGTCGGCGTCATCAGCGCCATCGAGGGGCCGGCGACGTCCTACCTCGAAGTCTACATCGTCATCGACAAGTCGCCGTCGATGCTGCTCGCGGCAACGAGTGAAGACCAGGCGATGCTGCGCGCTGACGCGAATATCACCTGCGAGTTCGCCTGCCACGACACGAAGGATCCAGTGAAGAAGAACGGCACCGTCATCGCATCGACCTACTACAACTATATTAAGAGCCTCGGTGTAAAGCTCCGAACAGACGTCGCACTCGATGCTGTCGAAGAGGTACTCGACATGGTCGACGCGGCGGATGAGGACCATGCGAGGATCAAGGTCGGTCTCTACAGTCTCGGCGAAACCATTTCCGAAGTCCTCGAGCCGACCTATTCCACCAGCACAGCTCGGAAAAAACTTTCTGACGATAGCAGTGGACTAACCAGCGCGACCTCCATGAGTGCCACCTATTTCCAGACCGCGCTGAAGGCGTTGAAGAAAAAGGTCGGGACAGCCGGAGATGGCACGTCGGCCGCTTCACCGCTCAAACTCGTTCTCCTGCTTACTGATGGCGTCCAGTCGAATCGCGACTGGGTCATCAAGTGGAGTGGAAAATACTGGGGCCGAGTGACGCCGTTGAACCCGGACTGGTGCGACTACCTTAAAGACAACGACGCAACAATGGCCGTTCTCTACACGGAATATCTCGCGATCCCCGCTGACTGGGGCTACAACGCGACGCTTGCCAAATCGATGGGAAATAGCGATTGGACCTCGACCTGGGGCGGCACGCTGCATAGCGGCGTGAGCAGCAGCACCACCAGGCACGACTATATCCCGATCGCGCTGCAGGACTGCGCCTCTTCCTCCGACCTCTTCATCTCCGCCGCCTCCGAAGACGAGATCACCGCCGGGCTCTCCACCCTCTTCAATCAATATCTGACCTCGGTGCGGCTCACCCAATGA